From Echeneis naucrates chromosome 7, fEcheNa1.1, whole genome shotgun sequence, one genomic window encodes:
- the fsbp gene encoding uncharacterized protein fsbp, which produces MPGKCKFQDSWLSKDIYKHWLRKDVQDIHFARCRACCKSIKLQTMGEAALTSHAGGAGHKAAVRKLLEAGNIMMINAAEQMNGNINQSEDNKEQVAVCLQRDTLDRITGSDCSDLHHSPTTNSTSHNAELQDMAFPSAYFTAPGSSRLISQRLHSLDSKAEDPIQRSIQHTSIELSSLEHQQRTQALEQQQQMKILEWENRMKVLAWEQELVREKRRAARQKEKAFRMKKAYYKAKLKRMGEDLPPSSSSSSGEEERTTDPTK; this is translated from the exons ATGCCAGGAAAATGCAAATTCCAAGACTCGTGGCTGTCCAAGGACATTTACAAGCACTGGCTGCGCAAGGATGTGCAGGACATTCACTTCGCCAGATGCCGGGCCTGCTGTAAATCTATCAAACTGCAGACCATGGGCGAGGCTGCCCTCACCAGCCATGCAGGGGGAGCCGGCCACAAAGCGGCGGTCCGCAAGCTGCTGGAAG CAGGCAatataatgatgataaatgcTGCTGAGCAGATGAACGGCAACATCAACCAG tCTGAGGACAACAAGGAGCAAGTGGCCGTCTGCCTCCAGCGCGACACCTTGGACAGAATAACAGGCAGCGACTGCTCAGACCTACACCACAGCCCCACCACAAACTCCACCTCCCACAATGCAGAGCTACAGGACATGGCATTTCCTTCTGCCTACTTCACAGCACCTG GCTCCTCCAGGCTCATCAGCCAGCGTCTCCACTCCTTAGACAGCAAGGCCGAGGATCCCATACAGCGCTCCATTCAGCACACCTCCATAGAGCTGTCGAGTCTGGAGCACCAGCAGAGGACGCAGgctctggagcagcagcagcagatgaagaTCCTGGAGTGGGAGAACAGGATGAAGGTGCTGGCCTGGGAACAGGAGCTGGTGAGGGAAAAGAGGAGAGCAGCCCGGCAGAAAGAGAAGGCCTTCAGGATGAAGAAAGCTTACTACAAGGCCAAGTTAAAGAGGATGGGCGAGGATCTGCCGCCATCTTCCTCCAGCAGCAGTGGTGAAGAGGAGAGAACAACTGATCCCACAAAATGA
- the wdr6 gene encoding tRNA (34-2'-O)-methyltransferase regulator WDR6 isoform X2 translates to MLDMSDSEMQTAALVAPVTALDFLHDLFLLTGEGPVLTVYSLQPQPKASASLCVLQHYRIHGIRPRHRAPVPDQSYATGLNTITEPRFYDLAVFGSKAVRLVRLHVSLQDGSGLHLETLGPLMELKDWVLDACWLSEDKHSILCVAVAHNSALLLDVNTGTVLVQRSCLEGCLLYSALLLVHELWDDAVLVGGTVFNQLVLWKPGGGQEGDSECKAPVERRLLGHSGVIFSISYLQEKGWLASASDDRSVRVWGVGALGGPGGKCGDLNPTCLRVLYGHQARVFSVCLSPGKVFSAGEDGACLVWDWTGGGKVIQTLKGHRAGGVRALAVSKGTGDEERWVATGGADGGVRLWRLKENEERKMEEVGSERLTDLKFPGDSIPKVVCGAEEDGNEGWSQSKFVVCTDQGTVYQYSNGQWEILWQGTPDFQSYCVMETVSIKAKDSAAKFNLCAVGNLSGSIHVFPICHPQSAILLTAGLGKIHSLIWQEGGGGMCLLASGAEGLVYRWCIEIKSNEICSLTFNVNPLPPFLLPPCTKRWLLAAVFLHSRSQEALWVCGDRRGSLLLFQEMGKLVQQKLDGVQVDVGNKNESDGDGRSSIMEERENKEVQTLKLQPLCSLFGVHGKQGVTSVYEHQGLLYSTGRDGCVRIFRVKTTAPEKCENPENSAGKAVENKIQFQLEVLRVQRACKGMEWLERVLILEPEFPEDVSEESENCCNTNQSFRGEVEADNKAREARFVIAGFHAVHFMIWDPVRQERLLAVPCGGGHRSWILWPSDKGVWPGYGALVFIKHRAVLASQPTGGGPGSTGRTGGWGLREGVHGRGIGCVCRLGRIEGSRNGINTIRNKTESERGEMEREGGHWEVVVTGGEDTSLTILALHPDSGNMEVLSVITDHISSVRTVTAVTHPEGEGVNRSQSLNALVVSAGGRAQMQCYRLSIGWDKQRPVPSCQVIQVASHRLDKQWERRRNRHKTVKMDPETRYMSAVVVDERTDRVLLAVGCSDGSVRLFSVSEAKGQIDLLWETFYHQRCVLSVATCNLEDGKGNRYKLLFTAATDGKIAVWDLTDVCSSTDASTPPIPCLNIPAHQSGINSLAVWAEKLVHQEGGCLVTVASGGDDGQLKVSVIKAHFSEDGKTGDSRDFSHICESTISSTMAIQAADQLHLHLHASFHIPGAHAAPLTALKFLTPGLVVSTSSDQRICLWTICSTGISHRKTLCSHVADAAGFAVWEEQMMDRDGRDERGNTGFESKEEIVTWGGKGSQTGLETEGRSTEANGRVYKETADETEGEEPVETASETGDPVYKTSAQKGSEPGNQTEADSKVTGEAGLKEKAGWVLVCGQGFQLVRIRNAEMWRELTGEN, encoded by the exons atgttaG ATATGAGCGACTCAGAGATGCAGACAGCCGCCTTGGTAGCCCCGGTCACAGCTCTGGACTTTCTCCACGATCTGTTTCTCCTGACAG GCGAGGGTCCAGTCTTGACGGTGTACAGTCTCCAGCCTCAGCCCAAGGCCAGTGCCTCACTGTGTGTACTCCAACACTACAGAATCCATGGGATAAGACCCAGACATCGAGCCCCTGTCCCAGACCAGAGCTATGCCACAG GACTGAACACCATCACAGAACCCAGATTCTATGACTTGGCAGTGTTTGGCAGCAAAGCTGTAAGGTTGGTGAGGCTGCATGTGTCTCTCCAGGATGGCAGTGGTCTGCACTTGGAGACCTTGGGTCCCCTCATGGAGTTAAAGGATTGGGTCCTGGATGCCTGCTGGCTTTCAGAAGACAAACACTCAATTCTCTGTGTGGCTGTAGCACACAACAGTGCTCTTCTCCTGGATGTTAATACTGGGACGGTCCTGGTTCAACGCTCCTGTTTAGAGGGCTGTCTGTTATACTCTGCCCTTCTTTTAGTGCATGAATTGTGGGATGATGCTGTTTTAGTGGGAGGAACTGTTTTCAACCAGCTGGTTCTCTGGAAGCCTGGAGGCGGACAAGAGGGTGATTCTGAATGTAAAGCTCCAGTTGAGAGACGTCTTCTAGGGCACAGTGGAGTCATCTTCAGCATCTCATACCTCCAGGAGAAAGGATGGCTGGCCTCAGCCTCTGATGACCGCAGTGTAAGAGTGTGGGGTGTTGGTGCTTTAGGGGGACCTGGAGGGAAATGTGGGGACTTGAACCCGACCTGTTTAAGGGTCCTATATGGGCATCAAGCAAGAGTGTTCTCAGTTTGTCTCTCACCTGGCAAAGTGTTCAGTGCTGGGGAAGATGGGGCTTGTTTAGTCTGGGACTGGACCGGAGGTGGGAAAGTGATTCAGACATTGAAGGGACATCGAGCTGGGGGGGTGCGTGCACTGGCAGTCAGCAAAGGAacaggagatgaagagagatgGGTGGCCACAGGGGGAGCAGATGGAGGGGTGAGGTTGTGGAGGCTAAAGGAAAATGAGGaaaggaagatggaggaagtgGGATCAGAGAGACTAACTGACCTTAAATTCCCCGGTGACAGCATACCTAAAGTGGTTTGTGGAGCAGAAGAGGATGGAAATGAAGGTTGGAGCCAGAGTAAGTTTGTGGTGTGCACAGACCAAGGAACAGTCTATCAATACAGCAATGGGCAATGGGAGATTTTGTGGCAAGGGACTCCTGATTTTCAGTCCTACTGTGTGATGGAAACTGTATCCATCAAAGCGAAAGACTCAGCAGCCAAATTTAATTTGTGTGCCGTGGGAAACCTCAGCGGGTCCATTCACGTCTTTCCCATTTGTCATCCTCAGTCTGCGATTCTTCTCACAGCCGGTTTAGGAAAGATCCATAGTCTTATTTGGcaagagggagggggaggcaTGTGTTTACTGGCATCAGGTGCAGAAGGACTTGTCTATCGCTGGTGTAtagaaattaaatcaaatgaaatctgttCCTTAACATTCAATGTgaatcctcttcctcctttcctccttccccCTTGCACCAAACGCTGGTTGTTGGCTGCTGTCTTCCTGCACTCCAGATCACAGGAAGCCCTGTGGGTTTGTGGGGACAGGAGGGGGtccctgcttttatttcaggAAATGGgaaaacttgtgcaacaaaagcTAGATGGTGTGCAGGTGGAtgtaggaaataaaaatgaaagtgatggaGATGGACGAAGCAGTAtcatggaggagagagagaataaagaaGTGCAAACTCTAAAGCTGCAGCCACTGTGCTCCCTTTTTGGGGTGCATGGAAAACAGGGTGTAACTTCGGTGTATGAACATCAAGGACTGCTCTACAGTACCGGCAGGGATGGCTGTGTAAGGATTTTTAGAGTGAAAACAACAGCaccagaaaaatgtgaaaacccAGAAAACAGTGCTGGAAAGGCTGTAGAGAACAAAATCCAATTCCAGCTGGAGGTCCTGCGAGTCCAGCGGGCCTGCAAAGGTATGGAGTGGCTTGAGAGGGTTTTAATTCTTGAGCCTGAATTTCCAGAAGACGTCAGTGAGGAGAGTGAGAACTGCTGTAATACAAATCAGAGTTTTAGAGGCGAAGTTGAGGCAGACAACAAGGCAAGAGAAGCCAGGTTTGTCATTGCTGGCTTCCATGCTGTGCATTTCATGATTTGGGACCCAGTGAGGCAGGAAAGGCTGTTAGCAGTGCCTTGTGGTGGGGGGCATCGCTCTTGGATTCTCTGGCCCTCCGACAAAGGAGTTTGGCCTGGATATGGAGCTCTGGTCTTCATTAAGCACAGGGCTGTGCTGGCTTCACAACCCACTGGAGGGGGGCCAGGTTCGACTGGAAGGACTGGAGGATGGGGTCTGAGAGAAGGCGTCCATGGGAGGGGGATAGGGTGTGTATGCAGGCTGGGGAGGATAGAGGGCAGCAGGAATGGCATTAACACAATTAGAAATAAGACtgaaagtgagagaggggagatggagagggagggagggcacTGGGAGGTAGTGGTGACTGGAGGAGAGGACACCAGCTTAACCATCCTGGCGTTACATCCCGACTCTGGCAATATGGAAGTTCTCTCAGTTATTACGGATCACATTTCAAGTGTACGGACTGTGACAGCAGTCACACATCCAGAGGGCGAGGGTGTTAACAGATCACAGTCTCTCAACGCTTTGGTTGTCTCAGCCGGTGGCCGGGCTCAGATGCAGTGTTACCGGCTGTCGATCGGCTGGGACAAGCAGAGACCGGTCCCCTCCTGTCAGGTGATCCAGGTTGCCAGTCACCGATTGGACAAACAGTGGGAGAGGAGGCGGAACCGACACAAGACAGTGAAAATGGACCCAGAGACAAG GTACATGTCTGCCGTGGTGGTGGACGAGAGGACAGACCGTGTTCTTCTGGCTGTGGGCTGCAGTGATGGGTCCGTCAG ACTCTTTTCAGTTAGTGAAGCTAAAGGACAGATTGATTTGTTGTGGGAGACATTTTACCACCAGCGCTGTGTGCTCAGTGTTGCCACCTGCAACTTGGAGGATGGAAAAGGCAACAG GTATAAACTGCTGTTCACCGCTGCAACGGATGGGAAAATTGCAGTGTGGGATTTGACTGACGTTTGTTCTTCAACTGATGCTTCAACTCCACCAATCCCCTGCCTCAACATTCCTGCCCATCAGAGTGGTATCAACTCATTGGCTGTTTGGGCTGAGAAACTGGTACATCAAGAGGGCGGTTGCCTGGTAACTGTTGCTAGTGGAGGGGATGATGGGCAGCTGAAAGTGTCCGTAATTAAGGCGCACTTCTCAGAAGATGGTAAGACTGGGGACAGCAGAGACTTTTCTCACATCTGTGAGTCAACCATTTCTTCAACAATGGCGATACAAGCTGCAGACCAGCTTCACCTCCACCTTCATGCCTCCTTTCACATCCCAGGGGCCCACGCTGCCCCTTTGACTGCCTTGAAGTTCCTGACCCCAGGACTCGTGGTCTCTACCTCCTCAGATCAGAGGATTTGTTTATGGACCATTTGCAGTACTGGCATCAGCCACAGAAAGACACTGTGCTCCCATGTTGCAGATGCTGCAGGATTCGCAGTGTGGGAGGAGCAGATGATGGACAGGGATGGGAGAGATGAAAGGGGGAATACAGGATTTGAGTCTAAGGAGGAGATTGTAACTTGGGGAGGAAAAGGCAGTCAGACTGGATTAGAAACAGAGGGTAGGAGCACAGAGGCAAACGGGAGGGTCTATAAAGAAACAGCTGACGAGACAGAGGGTGAAGAACCTGTTGAAACAGCAAGTGAGACAGGTGACCCAGTTTATAAGACCAGTGCTCAGAAAGGAAGTGAGCCAGGAAATCAAACAGAAGCTGACAGCAAAGTTACGGGGGAGGCAGGTTTGAAAGAAAAGGCAGGATGGGTGCTGGTCTGTGGCCAGGGCTTCCAGCTAGTCCGAATCCGAAATGCAGAAATGTGGAGAGAATTAACAGGAGAGAATTAA
- the wdr6 gene encoding tRNA (34-2'-O)-methyltransferase regulator WDR6 isoform X1, which produces MLDMSDSEMQTAALVAPVTALDFLHDLFLLTGEGPVLTVYSLQPQPKASASLCVLQHYRIHGIRPRHRAPVPDQSYATGSHRNDRHGLNTITEPRFYDLAVFGSKAVRLVRLHVSLQDGSGLHLETLGPLMELKDWVLDACWLSEDKHSILCVAVAHNSALLLDVNTGTVLVQRSCLEGCLLYSALLLVHELWDDAVLVGGTVFNQLVLWKPGGGQEGDSECKAPVERRLLGHSGVIFSISYLQEKGWLASASDDRSVRVWGVGALGGPGGKCGDLNPTCLRVLYGHQARVFSVCLSPGKVFSAGEDGACLVWDWTGGGKVIQTLKGHRAGGVRALAVSKGTGDEERWVATGGADGGVRLWRLKENEERKMEEVGSERLTDLKFPGDSIPKVVCGAEEDGNEGWSQSKFVVCTDQGTVYQYSNGQWEILWQGTPDFQSYCVMETVSIKAKDSAAKFNLCAVGNLSGSIHVFPICHPQSAILLTAGLGKIHSLIWQEGGGGMCLLASGAEGLVYRWCIEIKSNEICSLTFNVNPLPPFLLPPCTKRWLLAAVFLHSRSQEALWVCGDRRGSLLLFQEMGKLVQQKLDGVQVDVGNKNESDGDGRSSIMEERENKEVQTLKLQPLCSLFGVHGKQGVTSVYEHQGLLYSTGRDGCVRIFRVKTTAPEKCENPENSAGKAVENKIQFQLEVLRVQRACKGMEWLERVLILEPEFPEDVSEESENCCNTNQSFRGEVEADNKAREARFVIAGFHAVHFMIWDPVRQERLLAVPCGGGHRSWILWPSDKGVWPGYGALVFIKHRAVLASQPTGGGPGSTGRTGGWGLREGVHGRGIGCVCRLGRIEGSRNGINTIRNKTESERGEMEREGGHWEVVVTGGEDTSLTILALHPDSGNMEVLSVITDHISSVRTVTAVTHPEGEGVNRSQSLNALVVSAGGRAQMQCYRLSIGWDKQRPVPSCQVIQVASHRLDKQWERRRNRHKTVKMDPETRYMSAVVVDERTDRVLLAVGCSDGSVRLFSVSEAKGQIDLLWETFYHQRCVLSVATCNLEDGKGNRYKLLFTAATDGKIAVWDLTDVCSSTDASTPPIPCLNIPAHQSGINSLAVWAEKLVHQEGGCLVTVASGGDDGQLKVSVIKAHFSEDGKTGDSRDFSHICESTISSTMAIQAADQLHLHLHASFHIPGAHAAPLTALKFLTPGLVVSTSSDQRICLWTICSTGISHRKTLCSHVADAAGFAVWEEQMMDRDGRDERGNTGFESKEEIVTWGGKGSQTGLETEGRSTEANGRVYKETADETEGEEPVETASETGDPVYKTSAQKGSEPGNQTEADSKVTGEAGLKEKAGWVLVCGQGFQLVRIRNAEMWRELTGEN; this is translated from the exons atgttaG ATATGAGCGACTCAGAGATGCAGACAGCCGCCTTGGTAGCCCCGGTCACAGCTCTGGACTTTCTCCACGATCTGTTTCTCCTGACAG GCGAGGGTCCAGTCTTGACGGTGTACAGTCTCCAGCCTCAGCCCAAGGCCAGTGCCTCACTGTGTGTACTCCAACACTACAGAATCCATGGGATAAGACCCAGACATCGAGCCCCTGTCCCAGACCAGAGCTATGCCACAGGTTCCCACAGGAACGACAGACATG GACTGAACACCATCACAGAACCCAGATTCTATGACTTGGCAGTGTTTGGCAGCAAAGCTGTAAGGTTGGTGAGGCTGCATGTGTCTCTCCAGGATGGCAGTGGTCTGCACTTGGAGACCTTGGGTCCCCTCATGGAGTTAAAGGATTGGGTCCTGGATGCCTGCTGGCTTTCAGAAGACAAACACTCAATTCTCTGTGTGGCTGTAGCACACAACAGTGCTCTTCTCCTGGATGTTAATACTGGGACGGTCCTGGTTCAACGCTCCTGTTTAGAGGGCTGTCTGTTATACTCTGCCCTTCTTTTAGTGCATGAATTGTGGGATGATGCTGTTTTAGTGGGAGGAACTGTTTTCAACCAGCTGGTTCTCTGGAAGCCTGGAGGCGGACAAGAGGGTGATTCTGAATGTAAAGCTCCAGTTGAGAGACGTCTTCTAGGGCACAGTGGAGTCATCTTCAGCATCTCATACCTCCAGGAGAAAGGATGGCTGGCCTCAGCCTCTGATGACCGCAGTGTAAGAGTGTGGGGTGTTGGTGCTTTAGGGGGACCTGGAGGGAAATGTGGGGACTTGAACCCGACCTGTTTAAGGGTCCTATATGGGCATCAAGCAAGAGTGTTCTCAGTTTGTCTCTCACCTGGCAAAGTGTTCAGTGCTGGGGAAGATGGGGCTTGTTTAGTCTGGGACTGGACCGGAGGTGGGAAAGTGATTCAGACATTGAAGGGACATCGAGCTGGGGGGGTGCGTGCACTGGCAGTCAGCAAAGGAacaggagatgaagagagatgGGTGGCCACAGGGGGAGCAGATGGAGGGGTGAGGTTGTGGAGGCTAAAGGAAAATGAGGaaaggaagatggaggaagtgGGATCAGAGAGACTAACTGACCTTAAATTCCCCGGTGACAGCATACCTAAAGTGGTTTGTGGAGCAGAAGAGGATGGAAATGAAGGTTGGAGCCAGAGTAAGTTTGTGGTGTGCACAGACCAAGGAACAGTCTATCAATACAGCAATGGGCAATGGGAGATTTTGTGGCAAGGGACTCCTGATTTTCAGTCCTACTGTGTGATGGAAACTGTATCCATCAAAGCGAAAGACTCAGCAGCCAAATTTAATTTGTGTGCCGTGGGAAACCTCAGCGGGTCCATTCACGTCTTTCCCATTTGTCATCCTCAGTCTGCGATTCTTCTCACAGCCGGTTTAGGAAAGATCCATAGTCTTATTTGGcaagagggagggggaggcaTGTGTTTACTGGCATCAGGTGCAGAAGGACTTGTCTATCGCTGGTGTAtagaaattaaatcaaatgaaatctgttCCTTAACATTCAATGTgaatcctcttcctcctttcctccttccccCTTGCACCAAACGCTGGTTGTTGGCTGCTGTCTTCCTGCACTCCAGATCACAGGAAGCCCTGTGGGTTTGTGGGGACAGGAGGGGGtccctgcttttatttcaggAAATGGgaaaacttgtgcaacaaaagcTAGATGGTGTGCAGGTGGAtgtaggaaataaaaatgaaagtgatggaGATGGACGAAGCAGTAtcatggaggagagagagaataaagaaGTGCAAACTCTAAAGCTGCAGCCACTGTGCTCCCTTTTTGGGGTGCATGGAAAACAGGGTGTAACTTCGGTGTATGAACATCAAGGACTGCTCTACAGTACCGGCAGGGATGGCTGTGTAAGGATTTTTAGAGTGAAAACAACAGCaccagaaaaatgtgaaaacccAGAAAACAGTGCTGGAAAGGCTGTAGAGAACAAAATCCAATTCCAGCTGGAGGTCCTGCGAGTCCAGCGGGCCTGCAAAGGTATGGAGTGGCTTGAGAGGGTTTTAATTCTTGAGCCTGAATTTCCAGAAGACGTCAGTGAGGAGAGTGAGAACTGCTGTAATACAAATCAGAGTTTTAGAGGCGAAGTTGAGGCAGACAACAAGGCAAGAGAAGCCAGGTTTGTCATTGCTGGCTTCCATGCTGTGCATTTCATGATTTGGGACCCAGTGAGGCAGGAAAGGCTGTTAGCAGTGCCTTGTGGTGGGGGGCATCGCTCTTGGATTCTCTGGCCCTCCGACAAAGGAGTTTGGCCTGGATATGGAGCTCTGGTCTTCATTAAGCACAGGGCTGTGCTGGCTTCACAACCCACTGGAGGGGGGCCAGGTTCGACTGGAAGGACTGGAGGATGGGGTCTGAGAGAAGGCGTCCATGGGAGGGGGATAGGGTGTGTATGCAGGCTGGGGAGGATAGAGGGCAGCAGGAATGGCATTAACACAATTAGAAATAAGACtgaaagtgagagaggggagatggagagggagggagggcacTGGGAGGTAGTGGTGACTGGAGGAGAGGACACCAGCTTAACCATCCTGGCGTTACATCCCGACTCTGGCAATATGGAAGTTCTCTCAGTTATTACGGATCACATTTCAAGTGTACGGACTGTGACAGCAGTCACACATCCAGAGGGCGAGGGTGTTAACAGATCACAGTCTCTCAACGCTTTGGTTGTCTCAGCCGGTGGCCGGGCTCAGATGCAGTGTTACCGGCTGTCGATCGGCTGGGACAAGCAGAGACCGGTCCCCTCCTGTCAGGTGATCCAGGTTGCCAGTCACCGATTGGACAAACAGTGGGAGAGGAGGCGGAACCGACACAAGACAGTGAAAATGGACCCAGAGACAAG GTACATGTCTGCCGTGGTGGTGGACGAGAGGACAGACCGTGTTCTTCTGGCTGTGGGCTGCAGTGATGGGTCCGTCAG ACTCTTTTCAGTTAGTGAAGCTAAAGGACAGATTGATTTGTTGTGGGAGACATTTTACCACCAGCGCTGTGTGCTCAGTGTTGCCACCTGCAACTTGGAGGATGGAAAAGGCAACAG GTATAAACTGCTGTTCACCGCTGCAACGGATGGGAAAATTGCAGTGTGGGATTTGACTGACGTTTGTTCTTCAACTGATGCTTCAACTCCACCAATCCCCTGCCTCAACATTCCTGCCCATCAGAGTGGTATCAACTCATTGGCTGTTTGGGCTGAGAAACTGGTACATCAAGAGGGCGGTTGCCTGGTAACTGTTGCTAGTGGAGGGGATGATGGGCAGCTGAAAGTGTCCGTAATTAAGGCGCACTTCTCAGAAGATGGTAAGACTGGGGACAGCAGAGACTTTTCTCACATCTGTGAGTCAACCATTTCTTCAACAATGGCGATACAAGCTGCAGACCAGCTTCACCTCCACCTTCATGCCTCCTTTCACATCCCAGGGGCCCACGCTGCCCCTTTGACTGCCTTGAAGTTCCTGACCCCAGGACTCGTGGTCTCTACCTCCTCAGATCAGAGGATTTGTTTATGGACCATTTGCAGTACTGGCATCAGCCACAGAAAGACACTGTGCTCCCATGTTGCAGATGCTGCAGGATTCGCAGTGTGGGAGGAGCAGATGATGGACAGGGATGGGAGAGATGAAAGGGGGAATACAGGATTTGAGTCTAAGGAGGAGATTGTAACTTGGGGAGGAAAAGGCAGTCAGACTGGATTAGAAACAGAGGGTAGGAGCACAGAGGCAAACGGGAGGGTCTATAAAGAAACAGCTGACGAGACAGAGGGTGAAGAACCTGTTGAAACAGCAAGTGAGACAGGTGACCCAGTTTATAAGACCAGTGCTCAGAAAGGAAGTGAGCCAGGAAATCAAACAGAAGCTGACAGCAAAGTTACGGGGGAGGCAGGTTTGAAAGAAAAGGCAGGATGGGTGCTGGTCTGTGGCCAGGGCTTCCAGCTAGTCCGAATCCGAAATGCAGAAATGTGGAGAGAATTAACAGGAGAGAATTAA